Part of the Leptospira bouyouniensis genome is shown below.
CCGATCACTGGGTCTTTGAGAATTTGTGGAAAACGACCTTTTAATTCCCAAGCTAAAAAGAATGGAGACCAATCAATGAATGGGACCAAATCCTTTAAGGTAACATTATCAAATACTTTTATACCCGTAAAACTTGGTTTTGGTGGTGTATACGAATCCCAATCCGTTGTGAATTTGTTTTGGATGGCATCTGCAATGGGAAGGATATTCCTTTCGTTTTCTCTCGAATAAAACTCTTCACGAATCCGTGCTTGTTCTTCTGAGACCGTTTTTGCGTATTCTTTTGTGGTTTGCGGGTTTAACACACTGTTCATCACGTTCACAACACGGGATGCATCCATCACGTGTAAAACAGGCTGTGAGTATTGTTCTGCAATTTTTACAGCAGTGTGTGCAGGGGATGTGGTAGCGCCACCGATGAGGAGTGGAACTTTAAAGTCCAAACGTTCCATTTCTTTTGCGACATACACCATTTCGTCAAGGGATGGTGTGATGAGACCAGAAAGACCAATTGCGGCTACATTTTCTTTTTTGGCAGTTTCTAGGATTTTTTCACAAGGAACCATCACACCAAGGTCGATCACCTCATAATTGTTACATGCAAGTACAACACCCACAATATTTTTTCCAATGTCATGGACATCACCCTTTACGGTTGCGATGAGGAATTTAGCTTGTTTGCTTTCGTCTTTTTGGTTCCGTTTTTCTTCTTCCATGTAAGGCATTAGGTATGCGACAGCTTTTTTCATTACCCGCGCACTTTTCACAACCTGAGGTAAAAACATTTTACCGGCCCCGAAGAGTTCCCCTACTACTTTCATTCCATTCATGAGAGGACCTTCGATTACATCGAGAGGTTTTGCCAAACTTTGCCGTGCCTCTTCTGTATCTTGGGTCACAAATTCGTCGATCCCTTTCACCAATGCATGTGTGAGTCGCTCTTCTACAGTGCCACTACGCCATACATCATCTTTTTTTTGGACTTTGGCTTCTCCATGGAAACTTCCTGCGGCTTCAATGAGTCTTTCAGTGGCATCTGGCCTTCGATTAAGTAAAACATCTTCCACTAACTCGAGTAAGTCTTTCGGGATTTGTTCGTAAACTTCGAGCATCCCTGCATTGACAATTGCCATATCCATTCCAGCTTGGATGGCATGGTATAAAAAGGCAGAGTGCATCGCTTCCCGCACTGGGTTATTGCCACGGAACGAAAACGAAATATTACTAAGGCCACCAGATACTTTAGCTCCTGGGCAGATTTTTTTGATCTCTCTTGTTGCTTCAATAAAATCAACAGCGTAATTATTGTGTTCTTCAATGCCTGTTGCAACTGTTAGGATGTTTGGATCAAAAATAATGTCGGTTGGTTCAAAATCCAATTTGGAAACAAGTAAATCATAAGCACGTTTACAAATTCTGACTTTGTCATCTTTTGTTGCCGCCTGTCCTTGTTCGTCAAATGCCATCACAATGGCTGCTGCCCCAAACCTTTGGATGGTTCGTGCATGGTTTAAGAATGCCTCTTCCCCTTCTTTAAGTGAGATAGAGTTTACAATTGGTTTGCCTTGGATACACTTAAGGCCCGCAAGTAACACTGACCATTTGGAGGAATCAATCATAAAGGGAACGCGGGCAATGTCAGGTTCCCCAGCAATTAAATTCAAAAATTTGGTCATGGAAGCTTCCCCATCGAGGAGCGCTTCATCAAAGTTTATGTCGATGATATTGGCACCAGCTTGCACCTGTTGCAAAGCAACTTGCACAGCTTCTTCAAAATTCCCGTCCAAAATCAGTTTTTTGAATTTTGGAGAACCAGTTACGTTATTCCTTTCACCAACGTTAATAAAACCTTGGTCTTTGGTCAGTTTCAGTGGTTCAAGCCCTGCAAAGGCACTGAGTTTCGGTTGTTCTTTGAGTGAACGAGGTTTGATCGAAGCCACTGCTTCTTTTGCTGCACGGATATGGGCAGGTGTTGTTCCACAGCACCCACCTACGATATTTAAAAAACCTGCTTCTGCAAAATTTTTCATCCATCCACCAAATTCTTCTGGGGTTTGGTCATACCCGCCAAAAGCATTCGGTAGGCCAGCATTTGGGTAACAAGACACATAACAATCAGCTACACGAGAGATTTCTTCGATATAAGGTCGCATCTCCCCAGCACCTAACGCACAATTGATGCCAACAGCGAGTGGTTTCGCATGTTTGATGGAAATATAAAATGCCTCACCAGTTTGCCCTGATAATGTTCTTCCAGAAGCATCAGTGATGGTTACTGATAATACGACTGGAATACGGATCTTACGTTCTTCGAATACTTTTTCGATGGCATAAATACATGCCTTCAAATTCAAAGTATCAATATTGGTTTCTGGAAGTAGTAAATCCACTCCTCCGTCAAGTAATGCAGATACTTGTTCATAAAAACAATCCACTAACTCATCAAAGGTGACGGCCCGAAAAGCAGGATTGTTTACATCGGGAGAAAGGGATGCAGTCTTGACTGTAGGTCCAATGGACCCTGCTATGAAAACATCTGTTTTTCCAGTTTTTTCTTTAAATTTCGCAACAGCATTTTTTGCACACTTCACGGCAGCAAGATTCAAATCCCGAACGGCAGATTCCATTTTGTAATCCGCTTGAGAGACAATATTGGAACTAAATGTATTGGTTTCGATGATGTCAGCACCTGCTTCCAAATACTCTAAGTGAACTGATTCGATGATATCAGGTCTAGTGATGGCAAGTACATCGTTATTACCTTTGATAGACAAAGGCCAATCCTTAAATCGATCTCCTCGGAAATCATCTTCTTCCAAAGAATGCCTTTGGATCATCGTACCCATAGCACCATCTAAAACTAAGATTTTTTCCGTGAGTAATTTCAAGAGAGTTTTGGAAGAAGGATTGGTATATTCAAATTTCATAATATTTCTGTGTATAATTAAGGTATAGATTCAAGTAAAGGTGGGCGGTTACATACGTAATACACCCACGAGGTTCATTATTTACTCGGGTCGGAACATTTTGCACCTTTTAGAGGTGGTTTTGTCGTTACGATTACCGGAAATTTATTTGCTTCTTTTGCATTTATTTCAATTGCAGGTTTGTGTTTTTCTGGGACATCATAGTCCGGGAAAATCGCATCAATCGGACATTCATATTGACATGCATTACAATCAATACAAGTATCTGGATCGATGTACAATGTGTCCGGAGCTTCGTGAAAAGCTTCCACAGGACAAACTGCAGCACAACTTGTATATTTACAATCTACGCAAATTTCAGTTACAACGTACGCCATGAGAAACTCCTAATGCCCCTTTCAGAAATCCGAAAAGGGCAATTATTTTTAGTAGCGGTAATGGTCCGGTTTATATGGACCTTCGAGTGGTACACTGATATAATCAGCTTGTTTTTGAGTGAGTTTTGTCAAACGAACACCCAATTGCTCCAAATGAAGTGCAGCTACCTTTTCATCCAAGTGTTTTGGAAGGCGATACACGCCCAACTCATATTTCGTTGTATAAAGTTCAATTTGAGCCAAAACTTGGTTTGTGAAGGAACTAGACATTACAAATGATGGGTGACCTGTTGCACAACCTAAGTTCACAAGTCTTCCTTCCGCTAGAACGATAATAGATTTACCATCAGGGAAAGTGTATTTGTCTACTTGAGGTTTGATTTCTTTTTTAGTAACACCTTTCTCAGAATTCAAACGTGACATTTGAATCTCAGTATCAAAGTGACCAATGTTACAAAGGATGGCACCATCTTTCATTGCTTTCATGTGTTCAAGAGTGATGATGTCGTCGTTACCAGTTGCTGTCACAATGATATCAGCGTTTTCGATCACATCTTCTACACGTAGGACTTGGTATCCTTCCATAACAGCTTGGAGCGCACAAATAGGATCGATTTCAGTTACGATCACACGTGCTCCAAAGTTACGAAGTGATGCAGCAGATCCTTTTCCAACGTCTCCGTATCCACAAACGAGAGCTACTTTACCAGCAAGCATCACGTCAGTTGCACGTTTAATTCCGTCAGCAAGTGATTCGCGGCAACCATAAAGGTTATCAAATTTTGACTTTGTTACTGAGTCGTTCACATTGATTGCAGGGATTTTTAAAGTTCCTGCTTTTAATTTTTTATGAAGTGCAATGACACCTGTAGTTGTTTCTTCAGAAACACCTTTGATGTCTGCAAGGAGTTGTGGGTATTTTTCATGGATGTAATGTGTTAGGTCATGTCCGTCATCAAGGATCATATTAGGACCTTTTCCACCATCAAAGAATAAAGTTTGTTCAATACACCACCAGTATTCTTCTTCTGTTTCACCTTTCCATGCAAATACAGGGATTCCTGCTTTTGCAATCGCTGCTGCAGCATGATCTTGTGTTGAAAAGATGTTGCAAGAGGACCAACGAATGTCAGCACCTAATGCAGCCAAGGTTTCGATAAGAACCGCTGTTTGGATTGTCATGTGAAGTGATCCGCAAATTCTTGCACCTTTGAGTGGCTTAGAAGTTCCGAATTCTTTACGAAGTGCCATAAGACCAGGCATTTCTTTTTCTGCCAAAATGATTTCTTCTCTTCCCCATTCTGCAAGAGAGATATCCTTCACTTTGTATGGCAATCGTTCCGATTTTGTTTCAGTTACTGTGGACATTTTGTCCTCCTTATTCCTTTGTTGCTTTGATTGTTAAAATTTTAAAACTAGATTCTGTTTGGATTTCTCCAATGGATTTCACATTGAAACCTGCATTAGATAACCAGGATTCGAATAACTCTGGCTCAAATCCAAGCCAAAGGTCAGCGAAATTATCTCTCATGTATTCTGCATTGTGTTTCTCTAAATCGACTACACACAAAACTCCACCTGGTTTTAATACACGCGCAATTTCTTCAAGCACTGTCGGTGGATGAGAAATATGATGCATTACCATCGATGCTACTACCGCATCACAAGAGTTTGCCTGCAAAGGCAAATGTTCCATTGGTGTTTGGATAAGACTTACACTTGGATTTTTTGCAAAATGGATGGATGCATTTTCGATCATACGAGATGAATTATCAACTCCCGTAACATGTTTTGCTTTGTTCAGTAAAAATGGGATTAGTCCACCAGGCCCACACCCTAAATCTAAAATATTTTCGCAAATTGGAAGTTCTTGTAAGATCCAAGACCGATACAATTTTGGATGTAAAGTTTCTTCTTGTAATTTTTCCCAACTCTCTGCCACACCATCAAAGAATGATTTGGATTTTTTCTCTCGAGCTTCAAGGATTAAGTGAACCATTTTCTGGTCTTTTTCTCTGTTCGGGAGGTCTTCTTTATAAGATAACAAAAGTTTGGTGAGTTCCATTGGAAATTTTAATCCAAAACTCTCTTCATCGGGCAAAAAACTGTACACCAAACTCCCTTCACGCCTGGAACCAATAAGCCCTGCTTCTGTCAGGATTTTTAGGTGTCGGGAGATACGAGATTGGCCCATCTCTAAAATCTCCACCACTTCATTCACGGAAAACGCCCCAAAACTTAAGATATGGAGGATCCGAATTCGTGTTTCATCAGAGATGGCTTTCGTAGCAGCCAGAATCTGAGAAGAATTGCGGTTTGTGAGAAGGGTTTCTGCTGCCATATCCAAGATATCTACATATCAAGAAATCTTGATATGTAGATAAGAGGCAAGCGAAATTTGGCCTATTTTCCGAAAATGGAACCAAATTTCGCATTGGATTAGGAAATTTTGAAGAAATTAATCTTTCTTTTTAGGGTTTCCGCTAAATTTGCGATCCCGTTGGCTGTCGCTGTCATTTCCTCAAGGCCTGCGGCAGTCCCTTGGGTTAAGTCATTGATGCTGAAAATCGCTTGGGCCACTTCCCCGATGGCATTCTTTTGTTCTTCCATGGAAAGACGGATGGCTTGGCTGATTTGGTTCACCTTGTCCACCTCTTCCCCCACCTTATGGTTAATGACAAGTTGTTCCTTTGTACTTTGTTCAATTGTATCGGTCATGGTATTAAATGAACTCACACCTTGGATGATCCTTTGGATGAGTGAAATCGTTGTTTCAATGGTTTCTTTACCACTTTCAATTTCTTTCTCATTTGCTTGGATGAGCTCTCCAATGTCACCGATCGAAATCGCAGTTTTTTCAGCGAGTTTCCCAATTTCATCAGCAACGACTGCAAATCCACGACCATACACTCCTGCACGAGCAGCTTCAATGGCAGCATTTAACGCAAGTAAGTTGATTTGTTCTGAGATATTATTAATGATTTCAATGACACTACCAATTTCTTCCGAACTGTTACTAATTTTTGAAATTGAATTTCGCATAGAGTCAAGGGATGACTGACCAAGTTTTGCCTCTTCTGAGATTTGGTTCACATCTTGGGATGCTTTCCCAACTTGTTTTCCCGTTGCCTCGATCAAACTGGAAAGTTCTGCCATTTTTAATTTTAAAAAATCTACTTTGCGAAATTGATCTTCTGCTTGTGCATCTACGTTTTGTACGGCGGCAGAGATCTCTTCTATCGAAGCTGATATCTCTTCAGCGGAAGCAGCTTGTGTTTGTGCATTCGAAGATAACATATTGAGTGATGCTGACATTTGTTCTGCGGATGAAGCCAAATCTTCTGAGAAAGCTTGGTTTGAACCTACTACTTCTATGATTTGTTTGAGTGTGGAATTTAAACCTCTAGAAAGGCGTGCAAATTCATCAGAGGATTCTAACTTCACCTTAGTTCTCAAATCCCCTACTTCAACATTTTGTAATACTTTGCCAATGGTTCTCATAGGTCGAAACCTTGCAGAAAACAACATATAAATTGAAAATGCAATCACAATCGAGCCAATCAAACTAATGACGGTTAAACCTCGAAGTGAAGTCAAACTTTCAACTTCTATTTCTTTTAAATCAATCGTAGAAAAAAATTGAATCCCATACTTGGAACTAACCTTTCTTCGAAGTAAAAAAGTGGATCCTTCCCAAGGGTTTCGGAAAGAATCTGTTTCACCTGCATTTAATGCTAACTGTTCAAACTCAGAGCCTTTAAAACTAGTCATTAAGTATTTTGGATTGGGGTGGTATACCATTGTTGATTCACGATCGAGTAAAAAAGAATATCCAGTTGTACCAATTTTGACATTTTTTAAGAAGGATTGCATCGCCTTTCCCACAAGGAATGGCATCCCAACAAAACCAATTACAGTTCCATTTGCATTTTTGACAGGAGACGTGACCATAATCACAATATTGCCACTGATCGATGATTTGACAGCAATGCCTACATGAGATTTACCTTCTTTGGAAGCTTTGATATTTTCCAAAACTTCTGGGTTATTATCTAGTTTAAATCCAACACTTAATCCACCAGGGAGACCTGAAGCAACAATCGGTGTTCCCTCTTCAAATGTCGCAATGAAAGAATTCTCCAATAAAAGCTGGGTTTCATTATATGTTTTAACTAAAGTAGGGACAGCTAGCTTATAATTCTTAGTTTCTAATGCTTGTTTGATGGATGGCAAAGAAGCTACATCTTTCAGTGTATTCTCAACAGCTTCAAAGTAAACATTGATCCCTGCTTCATTACTTTGGTTAAAATTATACAATTGGTTTGAAAATGCTTTTTCCAGTGCTTTGGCATTCACATTAAAAGAAAAAATCAAAAGGAAAATGGAAAGCACCATCACCATCAAGGAAAACATAATGGGGACAGTGTTTTTGAGATTTCTATAATAAGGAGTGATCCGCTCGTTTAATTCCGATTGGAAAATTTCATCTTCGAGTACAATGTGTGATGCTTTTTCTAAGAAAATAAAAGAGATAATGATATTGAGAAACGCAGTGAGTAACAAACTACAAATAATATAAAATCCATCCGATTTACTAGTTTCCGGTAGGTAAATGACCGGACCTAATACAATCGGAATGGCAAGCGCCCATTGGGATGCGCCAACAGTGGCTCCAATGACTGGCATCTTTGCAATCGTATCCCAAACTTGTGTGTAGGTCTCAGGATTTTTTTCTGTCTGGGTTTCGAGTTCAACGAGTCCATCTCGAATGGACTTTAATTTTTTTGGGAAAATAAAACTGGGGAGGAGTAATGTAATGAGTGCCGCAATGATGGTCGCACCCAAAAAGGTTTTGATTTGAGTGGCACTCAGATCAACATAAAATAAAATGAGGGCAATCCCAATCGGAACCACAACCCCCAAGGAAAATACTTGGGAGGCCATAACAAAAGCGCGACTGTATCGTTTGTACAAATTCATTAAAACTTAGACCTTTACGCAAGGTAAATTCTATGAATGGTACGGCAAGGTTTTATGGTTTTCCCCGAAGATTTCTAGAAGCTAAGTTTGAGACCAAGGTTTGCTGAATACAGGTCTTTCCCACCATACAATCCCTCAGCAATGACCTTGAGCATAAATAAATCTAATTCCAAACCAACGATCCCATACCCAATCCCACGTTTGGAATTAGATTCCCCGCTCGCCCGAAAGCCGAGAGTGGCATTCGGATTTTGTGCTAAAAGTTGTTGGTCGAGGACTGCTTGGTATTCTCTCGGCAATTCGATGGGGAGTGACTCATTGGCAGAGATGATAAAGGGTCCTCGTCTAGAAAGTGAGGCAGAGTTATGACCGGAATTCCAACTATAACCACCACCAACGATTAAGTTTGCCACCCAAAATAAACCAATTCCAGTGCGTAAGTCTACATTGGTAGTTTGGACTTTGGTATTAAATAGAAAATTAGTATCACCACCCCACTTTCCTTTCACTCCTTGGAACTCTACTTGTGCGGCTTTCCCTTCCAAATAACTGAGGCTCATATTTTGTTCCATCACATGGTGGCCCACACCAATATTGAGTCCATTCCATGTAATCAGGTTCATGAGAAATCCTTCTTTTTCCATGAGTTGGTAACGTAACATCCCACCATACGACCGTACGGCGATCCTTCCTTCGTAATTCTTGTTATTCGATGCAGCTTGGATCTGGTCTTGGGTTACAGCGACATTCATCCCATGCAAAAAAATTCCGATCCGGCGGATATAACCACCTTCTTCCGTACCAAGTAACCAACCTGGATTGATGTCCAAATGGAAGGATGGAATGACAGCCCCTCCCACATTGGGAAGTTTTGGGTATTTGATTAAATCATCTTGGATTTGGATATCGTCTTTTTTATAACCTGCCGCAGAGGCGCTCACACCTAATTGGATGCGGCGTACAGTACCTGTACCAATATTACTTGCACCCACATTCGCTAAGAACCCAGCTTCCAAATTTGTTTTTAAGACTTCGTTTAAATAACCAGTTTCAAATTTTTTAAGTGCCGAATTACCCGTTTCAGTTAACGGAGAAGGTAAAAAACTACAAGCAGAACCTTCACAAGTGAATTGGGCATAAAGTTCTGATTGAGTGAACGATGTGACCAAAACAAAGGAAAGGAAAACGATTCTAAATTTCATATAGATCCTTGATTCTCTACTCTAAATCAACAATTGGAAAGTAATTTTCTCTCTCAAACTGAGACTTCTTTTGGTTTTTTTGCTGTACTGATCCAAAAAACTCCCATGAGTACAAATAAAGTTCCAATGCTATGAACAATTGTAATTGGTTCGTCCAAGAAGAGATAGGCCAAAAATAAAGTCGACATCGGTCCAATGGATCCAACTATCGCAGCTGTTTTACTTCCTACACGTTTGATCCCTTCCGATACAAAAACCGCTGGTACAACAGTATTGACAGTACCCATCACGAATGCCAAAACATAAAATGAAAGTGGTTGGATGAGTTCTTGATAAGTTCCGAATATGAAAAAATGAATGAACACTACAATAGATGAAATGATGAGTGCCCATGCCGTAAATCTCTTTGAACCTAACTTTGGAATGATAGATCCACTTCCCATAAGATAGATGGCATAAGTTAAAGCTGATAATAAAATAAAAAAGGCACCGAGGCTCACATCCTTTGGTGAACCCAATTGGACATCTTGTCCATAGGCTAAAAATACACCTGTATATGTAAGGATAAGAGAAAAAATTTCTCTTAGATGGATTTTCTTTTTCAGAAAGAAAAAAGATAATAAAACAACAAGTGTAGGATAAATAAATAAGATGATTCGTTCAAGGCCAGCGCTTATGTATTTGAGCCCAACAAAATCAAATAAACTGGCAAGATAATACCCAACTACTCCCATCAGAAGTACGTTCCAATAGTCTTTTTTTGTTAAGTTTGGTTTTGTTGTTCCGTTTTCAGCTGACCATGCCATCCAAACTAAAAATGGGAAAGCAAATAACATTCTAAAAAACAAAGAACCAATCGCTGATATTTCATACCGATAGGTTAATTTGACAACCACTGCCTTGGCACTAAAAAGGAGAGCGCCGATAAGAACAAACGCCACACCTTTCCATTCAACATGTGTATTTTCTTTCACAAATCCATCCTGAAAATCGGTAAAAATCCCGATAGTTTTATTGGATGATTCGTTATTTGGTTTTAGTCATTTTTCTATTGGTAAATATTTCTGTTTTCACAGAACCAAATGAAGAAATTTCCAAACCATTGTTACGTGTGTTTCCAACGTTTCGTCCTGAAGAATGCGAGGATTGGGCGATTATGCCTTTTGTTTGTAAACGATGTTTGTGGGAAGGCAAACGATATGCACAAGAAATTCGTTTTTATGATGATGGCCCCTTTAGAACTCACGGATGTTATACGGAGAAGAAGGGATTTGAAGTTTTAGGAGAAAAATAAAAAACCGGGAATCGAAACTCCCGGTATTCGAAAGTGAATTATTTTTTTACACAGCCCATAATGCCAGCGATTCCTGGAGCATTTTTTAAGCAGTTTGGATCAAATTTTCCTTCCATACATTGGTCGATCATTTTTTGTTTGCCTTGTTGTAAACCTGCAAGAACGGGAGCTGCTGCTGGGTTCTTTTTAGCTTCTTCTTCAATTTGAGTGAAAGTGCTTGCTAATGCAGATTCACACTCTTCTTGGGTATACACTTTGGATTTACAATTCGCCAAAAATAGCCCGAGAGCGAGCGCAAGGATAAGAGATTTTTTCATGAAAAACTCCGATGAAATAGATTTCCTGTTAGTATCTTTTTTACAAAGGGATTTGAAAACAAAAAAATGATCCACCATATTGCCATTGGAACACTCCATCCAAGCCTCTTGGCTGACTTTTACCTACAATTGCCTGGAGCAAAACAATCGAAAGTACACTATTTTGAATCGGGAGAGATCCGTTCTATTTGGATCCAACTTGGGGCTGTGATTTTGATGTTGGAAAAAGGAAAAAATGAATCTCCGAAAAAACTAGTATTCTCTCTAGAGAATTCAAACCAAACCGCTTGGAAGGAATTTTTGACTACGATTTCGGTCCTCGAACGAACAGAATTTACCGTTTACTTTGAAGATCCAGATGGAAATGGTCTGGGTCTCAGTTCCTACCCACAAAAACTTCCAAATCTTTGGAAATGAGTTGA
Proteins encoded:
- a CDS encoding ferredoxin family protein; this translates as MAYVVTEICVDCKYTSCAAVCPVEAFHEAPDTLYIDPDTCIDCNACQYECPIDAIFPDYDVPEKHKPAIEINAKEANKFPVIVTTKPPLKGAKCSDPSK
- a CDS encoding ArsR/SmtB family transcription factor, whose amino-acid sequence is MAAETLLTNRNSSQILAATKAISDETRIRILHILSFGAFSVNEVVEILEMGQSRISRHLKILTEAGLIGSRREGSLVYSFLPDEESFGLKFPMELTKLLLSYKEDLPNREKDQKMVHLILEAREKKSKSFFDGVAESWEKLQEETLHPKLYRSWILQELPICENILDLGCGPGGLIPFLLNKAKHVTGVDNSSRMIENASIHFAKNPSVSLIQTPMEHLPLQANSCDAVVASMVMHHISHPPTVLEEIARVLKPGGVLCVVDLEKHNAEYMRDNFADLWLGFEPELFESWLSNAGFNVKSIGEIQTESSFKILTIKATKE
- a CDS encoding VOC family protein, which codes for MIHHIAIGTLHPSLLADFYLQLPGAKQSKVHYFESGEIRSIWIQLGAVILMLEKGKNESPKKLVFSLENSNQTAWKEFLTTISVLERTEFTVYFEDPDGNGLGLSSYPQKLPNLWK
- the ahcY gene encoding adenosylhomocysteinase; this encodes MSTVTETKSERLPYKVKDISLAEWGREEIILAEKEMPGLMALRKEFGTSKPLKGARICGSLHMTIQTAVLIETLAALGADIRWSSCNIFSTQDHAAAAIAKAGIPVFAWKGETEEEYWWCIEQTLFFDGGKGPNMILDDGHDLTHYIHEKYPQLLADIKGVSEETTTGVIALHKKLKAGTLKIPAINVNDSVTKSKFDNLYGCRESLADGIKRATDVMLAGKVALVCGYGDVGKGSAASLRNFGARVIVTEIDPICALQAVMEGYQVLRVEDVIENADIIVTATGNDDIITLEHMKAMKDGAILCNIGHFDTEIQMSRLNSEKGVTKKEIKPQVDKYTFPDGKSIIVLAEGRLVNLGCATGHPSFVMSSSFTNQVLAQIELYTTKYELGVYRLPKHLDEKVAALHLEQLGVRLTKLTQKQADYISVPLEGPYKPDHYRY
- a CDS encoding DMT family transporter; amino-acid sequence: MKENTHVEWKGVAFVLIGALLFSAKAVVVKLTYRYEISAIGSLFFRMLFAFPFLVWMAWSAENGTTKPNLTKKDYWNVLLMGVVGYYLASLFDFVGLKYISAGLERIILFIYPTLVVLLSFFFLKKKIHLREIFSLILTYTGVFLAYGQDVQLGSPKDVSLGAFFILLSALTYAIYLMGSGSIIPKLGSKRFTAWALIISSIVVFIHFFIFGTYQELIQPLSFYVLAFVMGTVNTVVPAVFVSEGIKRVGSKTAAIVGSIGPMSTLFLAYLFLDEPITIVHSIGTLFVLMGVFWISTAKKPKEVSV
- a CDS encoding TIGR04454 family lipoprotein — translated: MKKSLILALALGLFLANCKSKVYTQEECESALASTFTQIEEEAKKNPAAAPVLAGLQQGKQKMIDQCMEGKFDPNCLKNAPGIAGIMGCVKK
- the metH gene encoding methionine synthase is translated as MKFEYTNPSSKTLLKLLTEKILVLDGAMGTMIQRHSLEEDDFRGDRFKDWPLSIKGNNDVLAITRPDIIESVHLEYLEAGADIIETNTFSSNIVSQADYKMESAVRDLNLAAVKCAKNAVAKFKEKTGKTDVFIAGSIGPTVKTASLSPDVNNPAFRAVTFDELVDCFYEQVSALLDGGVDLLLPETNIDTLNLKACIYAIEKVFEERKIRIPVVLSVTITDASGRTLSGQTGEAFYISIKHAKPLAVGINCALGAGEMRPYIEEISRVADCYVSCYPNAGLPNAFGGYDQTPEEFGGWMKNFAEAGFLNIVGGCCGTTPAHIRAAKEAVASIKPRSLKEQPKLSAFAGLEPLKLTKDQGFINVGERNNVTGSPKFKKLILDGNFEEAVQVALQQVQAGANIIDINFDEALLDGEASMTKFLNLIAGEPDIARVPFMIDSSKWSVLLAGLKCIQGKPIVNSISLKEGEEAFLNHARTIQRFGAAAIVMAFDEQGQAATKDDKVRICKRAYDLLVSKLDFEPTDIIFDPNILTVATGIEEHNNYAVDFIEATREIKKICPGAKVSGGLSNISFSFRGNNPVREAMHSAFLYHAIQAGMDMAIVNAGMLEVYEQIPKDLLELVEDVLLNRRPDATERLIEAAGSFHGEAKVQKKDDVWRSGTVEERLTHALVKGIDEFVTQDTEEARQSLAKPLDVIEGPLMNGMKVVGELFGAGKMFLPQVVKSARVMKKAVAYLMPYMEEEKRNQKDESKQAKFLIATVKGDVHDIGKNIVGVVLACNNYEVIDLGVMVPCEKILETAKKENVAAIGLSGLITPSLDEMVYVAKEMERLDFKVPLLIGGATTSPAHTAVKIAEQYSQPVLHVMDASRVVNVMNSVLNPQTTKEYAKTVSEEQARIREEFYSRENERNILPIADAIQNKFTTDWDSYTPPKPSFTGIKVFDNVTLKDLVPFIDWSPFFLAWELKGRFPQILKDPVIGKEATSLYNDAQTILNQMLENPNLKPRAVVGMFPAVSHGEMVEIFEDETKQKSLGFYPMLRQQTTKMSNQPNYSLADFISPKEKNKNDYIGYFAVTAGHGIEELAKTYEVKHDDYNSILVKALADRFAEAFAEYMHHKMREEWGFGKDENLTTEDLIREKYRGIRPAPGYPACPDHTEKRKIWNLLDVEKNAGIKLTESCAMWPASSVSGYYFSHPEARYFAIGKINEDQVDTYSKMKEMEKSEVERWLSPILNYDPSRKSKG
- a CDS encoding methyl-accepting chemotaxis protein: MNLYKRYSRAFVMASQVFSLGVVVPIGIALILFYVDLSATQIKTFLGATIIAALITLLLPSFIFPKKLKSIRDGLVELETQTEKNPETYTQVWDTIAKMPVIGATVGASQWALAIPIVLGPVIYLPETSKSDGFYIICSLLLTAFLNIIISFIFLEKASHIVLEDEIFQSELNERITPYYRNLKNTVPIMFSLMVMVLSIFLLIFSFNVNAKALEKAFSNQLYNFNQSNEAGINVYFEAVENTLKDVASLPSIKQALETKNYKLAVPTLVKTYNETQLLLENSFIATFEEGTPIVASGLPGGLSVGFKLDNNPEVLENIKASKEGKSHVGIAVKSSISGNIVIMVTSPVKNANGTVIGFVGMPFLVGKAMQSFLKNVKIGTTGYSFLLDRESTMVYHPNPKYLMTSFKGSEFEQLALNAGETDSFRNPWEGSTFLLRRKVSSKYGIQFFSTIDLKEIEVESLTSLRGLTVISLIGSIVIAFSIYMLFSARFRPMRTIGKVLQNVEVGDLRTKVKLESSDEFARLSRGLNSTLKQIIEVVGSNQAFSEDLASSAEQMSASLNMLSSNAQTQAASAEEISASIEEISAAVQNVDAQAEDQFRKVDFLKLKMAELSSLIEATGKQVGKASQDVNQISEEAKLGQSSLDSMRNSISKISNSSEEIGSVIEIINNISEQINLLALNAAIEAARAGVYGRGFAVVADEIGKLAEKTAISIGDIGELIQANEKEIESGKETIETTISLIQRIIQGVSSFNTMTDTIEQSTKEQLVINHKVGEEVDKVNQISQAIRLSMEEQKNAIGEVAQAIFSINDLTQGTAAGLEEMTATANGIANLAETLKRKINFFKIS
- a CDS encoding Lsa36 family surface (lipo)protein; protein product: MKFRIVFLSFVLVTSFTQSELYAQFTCEGSACSFLPSPLTETGNSALKKFETGYLNEVLKTNLEAGFLANVGASNIGTGTVRRIQLGVSASAAGYKKDDIQIQDDLIKYPKLPNVGGAVIPSFHLDINPGWLLGTEEGGYIRRIGIFLHGMNVAVTQDQIQAASNNKNYEGRIAVRSYGGMLRYQLMEKEGFLMNLITWNGLNIGVGHHVMEQNMSLSYLEGKAAQVEFQGVKGKWGGDTNFLFNTKVQTTNVDLRTGIGLFWVANLIVGGGYSWNSGHNSASLSRRGPFIISANESLPIELPREYQAVLDQQLLAQNPNATLGFRASGESNSKRGIGYGIVGLELDLFMLKVIAEGLYGGKDLYSANLGLKLSF